A window of the Sabethes cyaneus chromosome 1, idSabCyanKW18_F2, whole genome shotgun sequence genome harbors these coding sequences:
- the LOC128746110 gene encoding uncharacterized protein LOC128746110, whose translation MATARTPIGKRNNDGESEIGSDEESGARALQPAVPSITKQLKQQKLNKMERKIEEELRVLLLKKDTVERKLMRIQTALELPDSAANKHLLQLQLKMLESSYVEYNDLQNEIYGLNVSEKVKGEEETKFINFESLYSELFVRITERIEHNMKSESVQCETHPVAVQQYAPALKAPLPTFDGSYENWFAFKSMFENVMGRYQAESPAIKLYHLRNALVGAAAGVIDQDIINNNDYDAAWETLRERFEDKRVIVDRHIEAIFNIPSMIKESAVGLRKIIDICTKNIDALKNLELPVNGLSEVILLNVLTKKLDAETRKAWELEQKNNELPDYQSTMNFLKERCRVYEKLSRTSKLASDVVKTVRQTVKSETKMHSLVAVSEKCTHCKNDHEIWKCEAFKKASLNEKYNSLRKSGSCFNCLERGHVTAKCRSQSSCKRCGKRHHTYLHNDEQQSVVVSVTKEDAKVEDQTQATTEEPTNVIASNPSSVLYSNADTDQDTLLATAIVFVCGAGNNSVSCRAVLDSASHKHFITEDVVSKLGLKRKQANFTIVGIGGNQMVIRSKVYAKIKSKVSDYESPMLELLVVKRITGDCGR comes from the coding sequence atggcgACTGCGAGAACGCCAATcggaaaacggaacaatgatgGCGAATCTGAAATCGGATCTGATGAGGAAAGTGGAGCGAGAGCACTGCAGCCCGCAGTGCCTTCGATTACTAAACAATTGaaacaacaaaaattaaataaaatggaaaggaaaattgaaGAAGAGTTAAGAGTGCTTTTGCTGAAGAAAGACACAGTGGAACGAAAATTGATGCGAATTCAAACAGCACTCGAACTCCCTGACAGTGCTGCGAACAAACACTTATTGCAATTGCAACTCAAAATGTTGGAAAGCTCATACGTCGAGTACAATGATTTGCAAAATGAAATTTACGGACTTAATGTTAGTGAAAAAGTGAAAGGCGAAGAAGAgacaaaatttattaattttgaaagtttgtATAGTGAACTGTTCGTTCGTATCACTGAAAGAATTGAACATAACATGAAGAGTGAATCCGTTCAGTGTGAAACCCATCCTGTTGCCGTTCAGCAATACGCTCCTGCATTAAAAGCACCCTTGCCTACCTTCGACGGTAGCTATGAAAACTGGTTCGCCTTTAAAAGTATGTTTGAAAACGTGATGGGACGGTATCAAGCAGAGTCGCCTGCCATTAAGTTATACCACTTACGGAACGCATTGGTGGGTGCAGCAGCTGGAGTGATAGACCAGGACATCATAAACAACAATGACTATGATGCGGCCTGGGAAACGTTACGCGAGAGATTTGAGGATAAACGAGTGATAGTCGATCGACATATAGAAGCCATTTTCAATATACCGAGTATGATTAAAGAGAGTGCAGTGGGTTTACGTAAAATCATTGATATCTGCACGAAAAATATTGACGCGCTGAAAAATCTCGAACTACCTGTGAATGGGTTGAGTGAAGTTATTTTGCTAAACGTTTTAACGAAGAAACTAGATGCTGAGACAAGAAAGGCTTGGGAGttggaacagaaaaataatgagTTGCCTGATTATCAATCTACCATGAATTTTCTCAAAGAACGATGCCGTGTGTATGAAAAATTAAGCAGGACAAGCAAGCTAGCCTCTGATGTTGTGAAAACGGTTCGACAAACAGTGAAGTCTGAAACGAAGATGCATAGTTTAGTTGCTGTTTCAGAAAAGTGTACACACTGCAAAAATGATCACGAAATTTGGAAGTGTGAAGCCTTCAAAAAGGCAAGCTTGAATGAGAAGTATAATTCACTTCGCAAAAGTGGTTCGTGCTTTAATTGCCTTGAGCGAGGACACGTAACTGCGAAATGTCGCTCCCAAAGTTCATGCAAGCGCTGCGGTAAGCGTCATCACACCTATCTGCATAACGATGAACAGCAATCTGTCGTAGTGTCTGTCACCAAAGAGGATGCAAAGGTAGAGGATCAGACTCAGGCTACCACGGAGGAACCAACAAATGTTATCGCAAGTAACCCGAGCTCAGTTTTGTATTCCAACGCGGACACCGACCAGGATACACTTTTAGCAACGGCAATTGTTTTCGTGTGCGGAGCAGGCAACAATAGTGTTTCGTGCAGAGCAGTGCTGGATTCGGCTTCGCACAAACATTTTATTACAGAAGATGTAGTTTCAAAGCTTggtttgaaaagaaaacaggcAAATTTTACGATCGTTGGAATCGGTGGTAATCAGATGGTTATACGATCGAAGGTGTACGCGAAAATTAAATCGAAGGTTAGCGATTACGAATCGCCTATGCTTGAACTATTGGTAGTCAAAAGGATTACAGGTGATTGTGggagataa